In a single window of the Thiohalophilus sp. genome:
- a CDS encoding DMT family transporter yields MKTLLLLLLITLSEATIGVFVKLTDGRIPIQTLNFYALAFAAVFLMVAMPLATGRALRFPRGNLTDTIIIGLLIAAQISVFNFAMTLAPIANVVIFWSVAPFFTFIFSWLFLDERARWSYLGIFALALVGLVIAKPLAGGHMAGNLVALGDGAVYAAMVTYMRHEGKTESRSDIPWSMLTGAIVLSPALVLTGPGALTGTIFYQELGMALPVMLWAACLGLVSTGFAYFGIAIVLKRLRANTYALVDIIVSPVVATFLGYLIFGEVPAPGMILGGGMLLGAGFWLTRAMARTKGGKPANRK; encoded by the coding sequence ATCAAGACTTTACTGCTACTTTTGTTGATCACCTTGTCCGAGGCCACGATCGGCGTGTTCGTGAAGCTCACCGACGGCCGCATCCCCATCCAGACCCTGAACTTCTACGCTCTGGCCTTCGCGGCCGTCTTCCTGATGGTGGCCATGCCGCTGGCAACGGGACGAGCGCTGCGCTTCCCCCGGGGCAATCTCACCGATACGATTATTATCGGGTTACTCATCGCCGCCCAGATCAGCGTGTTCAACTTCGCCATGACTCTGGCGCCCATCGCCAACGTAGTAATCTTCTGGTCGGTGGCCCCGTTTTTCACCTTCATCTTCTCATGGCTCTTCCTGGATGAGCGGGCTCGCTGGAGTTATCTCGGGATCTTTGCCCTGGCCCTGGTCGGCCTGGTGATTGCCAAACCCTTGGCCGGTGGACACATGGCGGGCAACCTGGTGGCATTAGGCGATGGTGCCGTCTACGCAGCCATGGTCACCTACATGCGCCATGAGGGAAAAACCGAAAGCCGCAGCGACATCCCCTGGTCCATGCTGACGGGGGCGATCGTGCTATCGCCGGCACTGGTTCTCACCGGGCCAGGAGCGCTAACCGGGACCATTTTCTATCAGGAACTGGGGATGGCACTGCCGGTGATGCTATGGGCGGCATGCCTTGGACTTGTCTCCACCGGCTTCGCCTATTTCGGCATCGCGATCGTGCTCAAGCGGCTCCGGGCCAATACCTATGCATTGGTCGACATCATTGTTTCGCCGGTCGTGGCAACCTTCCTGGGCTATCTGATTTTCGGCGAGGTGCCGGCCCCCGGCATGATCCTCGGCGGAGGAATGCTGCTGGGCGCCGGTTTCTGGTTAACCCGCGCGATGGCGCGGACCAAAGGGGGAAAACCGGCTAATCGAAAATAA
- a CDS encoding HdeD family acid-resistance protein translates to MTTPSTVFGQELYFASQEVREHRGWFRFLGIVMVLTGIGALLFPFVATLAGTLALGAILLVAGLFGIVHALRVRPWKGFWIGLLISLLTLVIGVLLLGFPMEGIMTVTLLITALFLVSGAFRTILAFQLKPYDSWGWILASGILALLLSVLVITQLPEAALWLIGILVGVDFLFSGWWLLSLTMTSRKQTAPGG, encoded by the coding sequence ATGACAACACCGAGTACCGTTTTTGGGCAAGAGCTCTACTTTGCCAGTCAGGAAGTCCGGGAGCATCGTGGCTGGTTCCGGTTTCTCGGTATCGTGATGGTACTGACTGGAATTGGTGCGTTGCTGTTTCCGTTTGTTGCCACCCTGGCAGGCACGCTCGCACTGGGTGCCATACTGCTGGTAGCGGGTCTGTTTGGCATTGTTCATGCCCTGCGCGTCAGACCCTGGAAAGGTTTCTGGATTGGTTTGCTGATTTCGCTGTTAACGCTGGTAATCGGGGTCCTGCTGCTCGGATTTCCCATGGAAGGCATCATGACCGTGACCCTGTTGATTACGGCCCTGTTCCTGGTTTCCGGGGCATTTCGTACGATCCTGGCTTTTCAGCTCAAACCCTATGATTCTTGGGGCTGGATCCTCGCCAGCGGCATCCTTGCGCTGTTGCTGAGTGTTCTGGTCATTACCCAGTTGCCAGAAGCGGCGTTGTGGCTGATCGGGATTCTGGTCGGTGTTGATTTCCTGTTCTCGGGCTGGTGGTTGCTGTCCCTGACCATGACCAGCCGAAAACAGACCGCCCCTGGTGGATAG
- a CDS encoding CcoQ/FixQ family Cbb3-type cytochrome c oxidase assembly chaperone: MAYDVTTYIWLIGIPIIFIGIVVYVYRPGARKRYKQDAKIPVNQAGETRQNSSPGKEEK; the protein is encoded by the coding sequence ATGGCATACGATGTGACAACATATATATGGCTAATCGGTATCCCGATTATATTCATCGGGATTGTGGTTTATGTCTATCGCCCCGGCGCCAGGAAACGTTACAAGCAGGATGCGAAGATACCGGTCAATCAGGCGGGTGAGACTCGACAAAATTCATCACCCGGGAAGGAGGAAAAATGA
- a CDS encoding STAS/SEC14 domain-containing protein, translating into MDKWEANVIQPELMRDKGIVIVQPEGKLEKVDFEQLANLVDPYIQEQGNLNGLMVYATDFSGWEDMASMVSHFQFIEDHHEKVKKVAVVTDDNVLSLLPSIGNHFTSAEVKHFPVKDREQAESWLEK; encoded by the coding sequence ATGGATAAATGGGAGGCAAACGTGATCCAACCAGAGCTCATGCGTGATAAAGGAATTGTAATAGTCCAGCCGGAGGGCAAGCTTGAAAAAGTCGATTTCGAACAACTGGCGAATCTGGTTGATCCGTATATTCAGGAGCAAGGCAACCTGAATGGCCTGATGGTCTATGCCACTGATTTTTCAGGCTGGGAAGATATGGCATCCATGGTTTCACACTTTCAGTTTATTGAAGACCATCACGAGAAAGTAAAGAAAGTCGCGGTCGTCACCGATGACAATGTCCTCTCTTTACTGCCCTCTATCGGCAACCATTTCACCAGTGCCGAGGTAAAGCATTTTCCTGTCAAAGATAGAGAGCAGGCCGAATCTTGGTTAGAAAAATAG
- a CDS encoding IS4 family transposase encodes MHATHLLHKHLSKMCQGIHKKRMTVLMDVVQACVHGKKLSVTGLGRAIKNAVFEKHNIKRADRLIGNPALNQERGLIYRALARWIIGQSPQPVILVDWSDLGADRHYHMLRASLPVGGRALTLYDEVHPIAKLGNPGVEKRFLKTLKTLLPEYCCPIVVTDSGFRNPWFRAVLAMGWNFVGRVGGRPLISTQGDADWVRVEQVFETATTRPKYLGYIDLVKNVPLACHAYLVKKKKRGRVKKTVYGQRSTAKYSEKNAHRERTPWLIVTSLDGGEKMTKRIMNLYKTRMQIEEGFRDFKNSRWGFSLDEARAYASYRYENLLLVGALATFAVWLVGKLAEMKKQHQHYQANTVKSRSVLSIFYLGCRVLQKERQEFRDTDFKQALWALQEQFEVQCYA; translated from the coding sequence ATGCATGCCACCCATTTACTACATAAACATTTATCGAAGATGTGTCAAGGGATCCACAAAAAGCGAATGACTGTACTGATGGATGTCGTTCAGGCCTGTGTACATGGCAAAAAACTTTCCGTCACGGGCCTGGGCCGTGCGATCAAAAATGCCGTATTCGAAAAACACAACATCAAACGAGCGGACCGCTTGATTGGTAACCCGGCCTTAAATCAGGAACGAGGCCTGATTTACCGTGCGCTTGCCAGATGGATTATTGGCCAGTCTCCCCAGCCGGTTATTCTGGTCGACTGGTCGGATCTGGGTGCAGATCGGCATTATCATATGCTGCGGGCTTCGCTGCCGGTAGGTGGTCGCGCCTTGACACTGTATGACGAGGTACACCCGATAGCCAAGCTAGGGAACCCAGGTGTGGAAAAGCGGTTTTTAAAAACCTTGAAAACGTTATTGCCCGAGTATTGTTGTCCGATTGTCGTTACGGATTCTGGCTTCCGCAATCCTTGGTTCCGTGCCGTATTGGCAATGGGTTGGAACTTTGTAGGCCGAGTCGGTGGACGTCCCCTGATTAGCACGCAGGGTGACGCGGACTGGGTCCGCGTAGAACAGGTTTTCGAGACAGCCACGACTCGCCCAAAGTATCTTGGTTATATTGATCTGGTAAAAAATGTACCTCTGGCCTGTCACGCCTATCTGGTGAAGAAAAAGAAACGTGGAAGAGTCAAGAAAACTGTTTACGGGCAACGCAGCACTGCGAAATACAGCGAGAAAAATGCTCACCGAGAACGGACACCCTGGCTGATCGTCACCTCGCTTGATGGCGGTGAAAAAATGACAAAGCGCATAATGAATTTGTATAAAACCCGAATGCAGATCGAAGAAGGATTTAGAGATTTTAAAAACAGTCGCTGGGGATTCAGTCTGGATGAGGCGCGAGCCTATGCCTCGTATCGTTATGAAAACCTATTACTGGTCGGTGCGTTAGCGACCTTTGCCGTCTGGCTGGTCGGCAAACTGGCTGAAATGAAAAAACAGCACCAACATTATCAGGCCAATACCGTGAAATCACGCAGCGTTTTGTCCATCTTTTATCTGGGTTGTCGTGTGTTACAGAAAGAGAGGCAAGAATTTCGAGATACGGACTTCAAGCAGGCGCTATGGGCACTTCAGGAGCAATTTGAGGTGCAATGTTATGCGTGA
- a CDS encoding peroxiredoxin, translated as METETLHTKSPQFPQLNKPAPDFEAKTTHGVRKLSDYKGKWLVLFSHPADFTPVCTTEFIAFANHYDEFKAVNAELLGLSIDSYYSHVAWVRNIKEKFGVEIQFPIIEDLSMTVANAYGMIHPGAADTSAVRATFIIDPEGVLRAMVYYPMTNGRSIPEFLRVIKALQASDKNKIATPEGWQPGDKVIVPPPQDAKAAEARMNEGYECTDWYFCKKDL; from the coding sequence ATGGAAACCGAAACACTTCACACGAAGTCCCCCCAGTTCCCGCAATTGAACAAGCCGGCCCCCGATTTTGAGGCGAAGACCACGCATGGAGTAAGGAAACTGTCCGACTACAAGGGAAAATGGCTGGTGTTGTTTTCCCATCCGGCGGACTTTACCCCGGTTTGTACTACCGAATTCATTGCTTTTGCCAATCACTACGATGAGTTTAAGGCGGTAAATGCGGAACTGTTGGGGCTGTCCATCGACAGTTACTATAGCCACGTTGCCTGGGTGCGTAACATCAAGGAGAAGTTCGGCGTCGAGATTCAGTTCCCCATTATCGAGGATCTGTCCATGACCGTTGCCAATGCCTACGGCATGATTCATCCGGGTGCGGCGGATACCTCGGCGGTGCGCGCCACTTTCATTATCGATCCGGAAGGGGTTCTGCGGGCCATGGTCTACTATCCCATGACCAATGGTCGCTCGATCCCCGAGTTCCTGCGCGTAATCAAAGCTCTGCAGGCCTCCGACAAGAATAAGATTGCGACCCCCGAGGGTTGGCAACCGGGCGACAAGGTTATCGTGCCACCACCCCAGGATGCCAAAGCGGCAGAAGCGCGTATGAATGAAGGTTATGAATGCACTGACTGGTATTTCTGCAAGAAAGATCTGTAA
- a CDS encoding IS110 family transposase, with amino-acid sequence MTLYCGIDLHSNNSLVSLIDNDDRVIREQRLPNELDTVVDLLGPYQSDIQGVVVESTYNWYWLVDGLMEQGYPVHLANTLAIQQYNGIKYTNDATDARYLAQLLRLGILPTGYIYPKAMRAIRDLLRRRLLMVKQRTAQILSLQSQIGRHTGQRLSALRIKQLQRADLAGYFTEPAALLAAQQALQLKQQLDSQIDAIETQVLADCAHQADYARLTSAPGIGKILGLTILLETGPIERFAQVGHYNKRGR; translated from the coding sequence ATGACACTGTACTGCGGAATCGATTTGCATAGCAATAACAGCCTGGTCTCCTTAATTGATAATGATGATCGGGTTATTCGTGAACAGCGGCTGCCCAATGAGCTCGATACGGTCGTTGACCTGCTTGGACCCTATCAGTCCGATATCCAGGGCGTGGTGGTGGAGTCCACCTACAACTGGTACTGGCTGGTGGACGGGCTGATGGAGCAGGGCTATCCGGTCCACCTGGCCAATACCCTGGCCATCCAGCAATACAACGGCATCAAGTACACCAACGATGCCACCGATGCCCGCTATCTGGCCCAGCTGTTACGCCTGGGGATTCTGCCCACCGGTTATATCTATCCCAAAGCGATGCGCGCGATACGTGACTTGCTGCGCCGCCGGCTGCTGATGGTCAAGCAGCGCACCGCGCAAATCCTGAGCCTGCAAAGCCAGATCGGCCGCCACACGGGCCAGCGGCTGTCGGCGCTGCGCATCAAGCAACTGCAGCGCGCGGACCTGGCCGGCTATTTCACCGAGCCGGCGGCGTTACTGGCCGCGCAACAGGCCCTTCAGCTGAAACAACAGCTCGACAGTCAGATCGACGCGATCGAAACGCAGGTCCTGGCGGACTGTGCACACCAGGCCGACTATGCCCGGCTCACCAGCGCGCCCGGGATCGGCAAGATCCTGGGGCTCACCATCCTGCTGGAGACCGGACCCATCGAACGCTTTGCCCAGGTCGGCCACTACAATAAAAGGGGTCGGTGA
- a CDS encoding IS256 family transposase, whose translation MSRRTKTKTDLDPQLEELVKAVKTPEQLAALTQQLQQKAFEAMLEGEMTDHLGYPKHATAGHNTGNSRNGYSAKTLKGEQGALTLDVPRDRNGEFEPLIIPKGQTRLPMFNDKILALYSRGMSTRDIVAMLLELYGVEVSPTLISQVTAQVIEEVQQWQCRPLDEIYPIVYLDCIHIKIRQDKRVSNKAIYLALGINLDGQKELLGLWLNENEGAKFWLSVLTELQQRGVRDIFIAAVDGLTGFPEAINTVYPKTKIQLCIVHMVRNSLKFVAWKQRKAVAADLKKIYTSLTVAEAEQELDAFAARWDDQFPSISASWRRHWPNLITLFDYPDDIRRVIYTTNAIESLNSVIRKAVKNRKVFPNDESALKVVYLAIQAASKKWTMPIHHWKNALNRFMIEFPDRMPEQF comes from the coding sequence ATGAGCAGAAGAACAAAAACCAAAACCGATCTCGACCCGCAGCTTGAAGAACTGGTCAAGGCAGTCAAAACGCCAGAACAGCTTGCCGCATTGACCCAGCAGCTTCAGCAAAAAGCCTTTGAGGCCATGCTCGAAGGCGAGATGACTGACCATCTCGGCTATCCCAAGCACGCCACAGCCGGCCACAACACCGGCAACAGCCGTAACGGGTATAGCGCCAAAACCCTCAAAGGCGAACAGGGCGCACTGACCCTCGATGTGCCTCGAGACCGTAACGGCGAGTTTGAGCCGCTCATTATTCCCAAGGGGCAGACGCGTCTGCCGATGTTCAACGATAAAATCCTGGCGCTCTACAGTCGGGGCATGAGTACCCGCGATATCGTTGCCATGCTACTAGAGCTCTACGGCGTCGAGGTTTCCCCTACGCTCATCTCCCAGGTCACCGCGCAGGTGATTGAGGAAGTGCAGCAGTGGCAGTGCCGACCGCTGGACGAGATCTATCCCATCGTCTATCTGGACTGCATCCACATCAAGATCCGCCAGGACAAGCGGGTCAGCAACAAGGCCATCTATCTGGCGCTGGGTATCAACCTGGACGGCCAGAAAGAACTGCTGGGGCTCTGGCTCAATGAGAACGAGGGGGCTAAGTTCTGGTTGTCCGTGTTGACCGAACTCCAGCAGCGGGGTGTCCGGGATATCTTTATCGCCGCCGTGGACGGTCTGACCGGCTTCCCCGAGGCGATCAATACCGTCTACCCCAAAACAAAAATCCAGCTGTGTATCGTCCACATGGTGCGCAACTCGCTGAAGTTCGTGGCCTGGAAACAGCGCAAGGCGGTCGCCGCGGATTTGAAAAAGATCTACACCTCCCTGACGGTGGCCGAAGCCGAGCAGGAGCTCGACGCCTTTGCGGCTCGCTGGGATGATCAGTTCCCGTCGATCAGTGCCAGCTGGCGGCGACACTGGCCCAACCTGATTACCCTGTTCGACTATCCGGATGACATCCGTCGGGTGATCTACACGACCAACGCCATCGAATCACTGAACAGCGTGATCCGCAAGGCGGTCAAAAATCGCAAGGTTTTCCCTAACGATGAATCCGCCCTCAAGGTCGTCTACCTGGCCATCCAGGCGGCATCGAAAAAATGGACCATGCCCATTCACCATTGGAAGAACGCGCTCAATCGCTTTATGATTGAATTCCCGGACAGAATGCCGGAGCAGTTCTAA
- a CDS encoding MarR family transcriptional regulator — protein sequence MKKIVIGIMPQEKIRQRMLAIAKGEYKPKKSEPKVWFTSMKSMAEVLSDKNRNLLHVIANLKPESMQDLAKATNRQPSNLSRTLRTLESYGFVELKKKDKRIVPIARATEFEIHAG from the coding sequence ATGAAGAAAATTGTGATCGGTATTATGCCGCAGGAAAAAATCCGCCAGAGAATGCTGGCAATCGCCAAGGGTGAATACAAGCCTAAAAAAAGCGAACCCAAAGTCTGGTTTACCTCGATGAAGTCAATGGCGGAAGTGCTGAGTGATAAAAATCGGAATCTGCTGCATGTGATTGCAAATCTGAAACCGGAGTCGATGCAGGACCTGGCAAAGGCAACTAATCGCCAACCGAGTAATCTGTCGCGCACGCTCAGGACACTGGAAAGCTATGGGTTTGTTGAGTTGAAAAAGAAAGACAAGCGGATTGTGCCGATAGCGAGGGCGACGGAGTTTGAGATTCATGCGGGCTGA
- a CDS encoding haloacid dehalogenase-like hydrolase, protein MPEKLKLHGAKIPLFPGVEEWFERINRYASTQNILLEHYIVSSGIEEMILGTSIAKHFRHIFGCKYHYDPKSRYAKWPAVAINYTTKTQFIFRINKGVLNCYNDASVNEYVERERRPVPFDRMIYVGDGDTDIPCMRLVKEQGGCSIAVFDVDNWYQASSQDKIEKLIAEDRVNYAVPGDYQKNSQLDVMVKGVLRKISRKASG, encoded by the coding sequence ATGCCTGAAAAGCTGAAGCTTCACGGAGCTAAAATCCCGCTTTTCCCTGGAGTAGAAGAATGGTTTGAACGTATAAATCGCTATGCAAGTACACAGAATATACTTCTAGAACATTATATTGTTTCTAGTGGAATTGAAGAGATGATATTGGGTACGTCAATTGCTAAACACTTTAGACATATATTCGGGTGTAAATATCATTATGATCCTAAAAGTAGATATGCAAAATGGCCTGCTGTAGCTATTAATTATACAACGAAGACTCAGTTCATATTTCGTATCAATAAGGGGGTGCTTAACTGTTATAACGATGCGTCAGTGAATGAGTATGTAGAACGCGAGAGGAGACCCGTCCCTTTTGATCGTATGATATATGTGGGGGATGGCGATACTGATATACCATGTATGAGGTTAGTAAAAGAGCAAGGTGGATGTAGTATTGCAGTGTTTGATGTGGATAATTGGTATCAAGCTAGTAGTCAGGACAAAATTGAAAAATTAATAGCTGAAGATCGTGTAAATTATGCAGTGCCTGGGGATTATCAAAAAAATAGCCAGCTTGATGTAATGGTGAAAGGTGTATTAAGGAAGATTTCCCGCAAGGCTAGCGGATAG
- a CDS encoding IS256 family transposase, with the protein MKKQINFDMDAALKALREGQDLSGKDGVLTPLIKQLTEAAMQAELETHLDAQETPNRKNGSTSKTMKSAAGPFELDTPRDRAGTFEPQLVKKHQTHLTDELERKVIALFALGMSYQDIRDHIGDMYGIALSNGTLNAVTDKLLPELAAWRERDLEAIYPIVWLDAIHYKIKENGRYVSKAIYTILGLNIDGKKELLGLYLSDTEGAHHWLSVLTDLHNRGVKDILIACVDGLKGFPEAIESLYPDTEIQHCIIHQIRNSLKYVGSKNHKAFMADLKTVYKAATLNAAETALDELEAKWGDKYPMVIQSWRSKWPTLSAYFKYPDYVRTAIYTTNAVEAVHRQFRKLTKTKGGFANENSLLKLLYAGILKASERWTHPVKNWNLTLSQLAIHFEGRLEKHIEL; encoded by the coding sequence ATGAAAAAACAAATCAACTTCGACATGGATGCGGCGCTCAAGGCGTTGCGTGAAGGCCAGGACCTCAGTGGCAAGGACGGGGTCCTCACCCCGCTGATCAAGCAGCTCACCGAAGCGGCCATGCAAGCCGAGCTGGAGACGCATCTGGACGCCCAAGAGACGCCCAATCGCAAAAATGGCAGCACCTCAAAAACCATGAAAAGCGCCGCCGGGCCATTTGAGTTGGACACCCCTCGCGACCGGGCCGGGACCTTTGAGCCGCAGCTGGTCAAAAAGCACCAGACACATCTGACCGATGAGCTCGAACGCAAGGTCATTGCGTTGTTTGCTCTGGGTATGAGCTATCAGGACATCCGCGACCACATTGGTGACATGTACGGCATCGCGCTGTCCAATGGCACCCTCAATGCCGTCACCGACAAGCTCCTGCCCGAGCTGGCCGCCTGGCGGGAACGGGACCTGGAGGCCATCTATCCGATTGTCTGGCTCGACGCCATCCATTACAAAATCAAGGAGAACGGCCGGTATGTTAGCAAGGCCATCTACACCATCCTGGGCCTGAACATCGACGGCAAAAAAGAGCTGCTGGGCCTGTATCTGTCGGACACCGAAGGCGCCCACCACTGGCTGAGCGTGCTCACCGATCTGCATAACCGGGGTGTCAAGGACATTCTGATCGCCTGCGTGGACGGCCTCAAGGGCTTTCCCGAGGCCATCGAAAGCCTCTACCCCGATACCGAGATCCAGCACTGCATCATTCACCAGATCCGAAACTCGCTAAAGTACGTCGGCTCGAAAAATCACAAAGCCTTCATGGCCGATCTCAAAACCGTCTATAAAGCCGCCACCCTCAATGCCGCCGAGACAGCCCTGGATGAACTGGAAGCCAAATGGGGTGACAAGTACCCCATGGTGATCCAGTCCTGGCGCAGTAAATGGCCTACGCTATCGGCCTATTTCAAATATCCGGACTACGTGCGCACCGCCATTTACACCACCAATGCCGTCGAAGCCGTGCATCGTCAGTTCCGCAAGCTGACCAAAACCAAGGGCGGGTTCGCCAATGAAAACAGCTTACTCAAATTACTCTATGCCGGTATACTCAAGGCGTCCGAGCGCTGGACGCACCCGGTGAAAAACTGGAACCTGACCCTCTCGCAACTGGCGATCCATTTTGAGGGCAGGCTGGAAAAACATATTGAGCTATAA